Proteins encoded within one genomic window of Mycolicibacterium monacense:
- a CDS encoding glycosyltransferase: MKFVVAVHGTRGDVEPCAAVGLELARRGHEVRTAVPPNLISFVEECGLGVPVSYGVDSQQQLDADIFREWYRLRNPMTVLREAREYVVEGWAEMSRSLDALADGADLILTGTTYQELAANVAAAHAIPLAALHYFPVRPSTKSLPVPVPSAVVGPVWAVGEWAHWRVLKQAEDEQRRELGLPPASTRAVRRMLDDGALEIQAYDRVFFPGLAEEWGPQRPLVGGITLEKNTDADDDVVSWTAAGTPPVYFGFGSMPVKSPADAVAMIEAACADLGERALICSGVWDVDELPHAAHVKIVRSVNHAAVFPLCRAVVHHGGAGTTAAGVRAGVPTLVLWVGAEQPIWGSRVKHLGVGDYQRFSSTTRKSLRRALSRVLGPRYVERAREVAAAMTKPASSVGTAADLLEDAARQERRHGQTISP, from the coding sequence GTGAAATTCGTGGTGGCCGTCCACGGCACCCGTGGCGATGTCGAACCCTGTGCGGCCGTCGGGCTCGAACTCGCCCGGCGCGGGCACGAGGTGCGGACTGCCGTGCCGCCCAACCTCATATCCTTCGTCGAGGAATGCGGACTCGGTGTCCCGGTGTCCTACGGCGTCGATTCGCAGCAACAACTCGACGCGGACATCTTCCGCGAGTGGTACCGGCTGCGGAACCCGATGACGGTGCTGCGCGAAGCGCGCGAGTACGTCGTCGAGGGATGGGCGGAGATGAGCCGTTCGCTCGACGCGCTTGCCGACGGCGCCGACCTGATCCTCACCGGTACGACGTACCAGGAACTCGCCGCCAATGTGGCTGCGGCGCACGCTATCCCGCTGGCCGCGCTGCACTACTTCCCGGTGCGCCCGAGCACCAAGTCGCTGCCGGTACCCGTGCCGTCCGCGGTGGTCGGCCCGGTCTGGGCCGTCGGTGAGTGGGCGCACTGGCGGGTGCTCAAACAGGCCGAGGACGAGCAACGGCGCGAGCTGGGCCTGCCTCCGGCGAGCACCCGCGCGGTGCGTCGCATGCTCGACGACGGCGCGTTGGAAATCCAGGCCTACGACCGGGTTTTCTTTCCCGGACTGGCCGAGGAGTGGGGTCCGCAGCGGCCCCTGGTCGGCGGTATCACCCTCGAGAAGAACACCGACGCCGACGACGATGTGGTCTCCTGGACAGCCGCCGGGACACCGCCCGTCTACTTCGGATTCGGCAGCATGCCGGTGAAGTCGCCCGCCGACGCGGTGGCGATGATAGAAGCGGCGTGCGCCGATCTCGGCGAGCGGGCGCTGATCTGCTCGGGAGTGTGGGACGTCGACGAACTGCCGCACGCTGCGCACGTGAAGATCGTGCGGAGCGTCAACCACGCGGCGGTCTTCCCGTTGTGCCGCGCCGTGGTTCACCACGGTGGCGCGGGTACGACGGCGGCCGGTGTCCGCGCCGGTGTTCCCACGCTGGTGCTGTGGGTGGGTGCCGAACAACCGATCTGGGGTTCGCGGGTCAAACACCTCGGTGTGGGTGATTACCAACGGTTCTCGTCCACCACACGCAAATCGCTGCGTCGCGCCCTGAGCAGGGTGCTGGGACCGCGATACGTCGAGCGCGCACGCGAGGTCGCCGCAGCGATGACGAAACCGGCCTCGAGTGTGGGTACCGCGGCCGACCTTCTCGAAGATGCGGCGCGTCAGGAGCGCCGACATGGTCAGACGATCTCGCCGTAG